From Amphiprion ocellaris isolate individual 3 ecotype Okinawa chromosome 2, ASM2253959v1, whole genome shotgun sequence, a single genomic window includes:
- the LOC111574890 gene encoding uncharacterized protein LOC111574890 isoform X2, with protein sequence MIDKHGHLATKAIREEYALGIVTVFPSLKDPYSKKGYEHFYDAASSTNYISWCLKAIQRKIRRRSAPPNSCTGFSRGGGNTAANWSPFGYSHLSYVNQCSRRGPNFQRSIVVEEQLDGDACQEAISLLNHTTDTSLILQKMRETFQYRQNLINDPDKSLDILSIFPRFLDTKGLVNQDFTLLFDDEVSTRLLQKWDPVFRCNVIKEAKQLTSTPELHQLVQSALMIKRWPPFCCCYISFLPPPPGGPKSPKISASDAVEKLVVFHKSCCSLEEHLRNQQGQQPYLLAVGRQKRNIDSFYISMDKRLILYQANRSLGAFDELFKAHFVFSVSYDGALVNFYTFLQTTVYNIDMGKMKESPRVRDMRAKLLNQEILVTTLS encoded by the exons ATGATTGATAAACATGG GCACCTCGCCACCAAAGCTATTAGAGAAGAGTACGCTCTTGGGATAGTGACAGTGTTCCCGTCCCTCAAAGACCCATACTCCAAGAAAGGCTAC GAACACTTCTATGATGCTGCAAGCAGCACAAATTACATTTCTTGGTGTCTGAAGGCAATCCAGAGAAAGATTCGACGAAGATCTGCACCTCCAAATAGCTGCACTGGCTTTTCTCGAGGAGGAGGGAACACAGCTGCAAACTGGTCACCTTTTGGCTACAGTCACCTTTCTTATGTCAACCAGTGTAGTAGAA GGGGCCCTAATTTCCAAAGATCCATTGTTGTTGAGGAGCAGCTTGATGGAGATGCTTGCCAGGAGGCCATCTCTTTGCTCAACCATACAACAGACACTTCCTTAATTCTCCAAAAGATGAGAGAGACCTTTCAGTATCGTCAGAACCTTATCAATGACCCTGACAAAAGTCTTGATATCCTGTCAATCTTCCCAAGATTCCTGGATACAAAAGGATTG GTGAATCAAGACTTCACTCTCCTGTTTGATGATGAGGTATCCACCAGGCTGCTTCAGAAATGGGATCCGGTCTTCAGGTGTAACGTCATCAAAGAGGCCAAGCAGCTCACCTCAACACCAGAGCTGCATCAATTGGTGCAGTCAGCA CTTATGATAAAGAGATGGCCTCCCTTTTGTTGCTGTTATATCTCCTTCCTTCCGCCACCACCAGGGGGACCGAAGTCTCCAAAAATCAGCGCCTCTGATGCAGTTGAGAAACTTGTTGTCTTTCACAAG TCTTGCTGTAGTTTGGAAGAGCATCTTCGGAATCAGCAGGGCCAGCAGCCATACCTCCTAGCCGTTGGTCGCCAGAAGAGGAACATCGACAGCTTCTACATCTCCATGGACAAGCGTCTCATCCTTTACCAGGCAAACCGCTCCCTTGGGGCATTTGATGAGCTTTTTAAAGCTCATTTTGTGTTCAGTGTGTCTTATGATGGGGCACTTGTGAATTTCTACACCTTTCTGCAGACAACAGTTTATAATATAGATATGGGAAAAATGAAGGAGTCACCAAGAGTTCGAGACATGAGAGCCAAACTCCTTAACCAGGAAATACTTGTCACAACCCTGAGTTAA
- the LOC111574890 gene encoding uncharacterized protein LOC111574890 isoform X1, whose amino-acid sequence MQQQCKTLSHITFSTPHRTMLFFFLPEFSDCALSSPSEWSDSSFSASASTILLDEVPRKKSRIEGTINAASAKKLIEAVLGTSSGGEEVLEEYHTTQTLTDATKGKLVNITVAHMIDKHGHLATKAIREEYALGIVTVFPSLKDPYSKKGYEHFYDAASSTNYISWCLKAIQRKIRRRSAPPNSCTGFSRGGGNTAANWSPFGYSHLSYVNQCSRRGPNFQRSIVVEEQLDGDACQEAISLLNHTTDTSLILQKMRETFQYRQNLINDPDKSLDILSIFPRFLDTKGLVNQDFTLLFDDEVSTRLLQKWDPVFRCNVIKEAKQLTSTPELHQLVQSALMIKRWPPFCCCYISFLPPPPGGPKSPKISASDAVEKLVVFHKSCCSLEEHLRNQQGQQPYLLAVGRQKRNIDSFYISMDKRLILYQANRSLGAFDELFKAHFVFSVSYDGALVNFYTFLQTTVYNIDMGKMKESPRVRDMRAKLLNQEILVTTLS is encoded by the exons ATGCAACAACAATGCAAAACCCTTAGCCACATCACCTTTTCTACACCACACAgaacaatgttgttttttttccttccagagTTTTCTGATTGCGCCTTGTCCTCTCCATCTGAGTGGTCTGACTCGAGCTTCAGTGCAAGTGCATCAACTATACTTCTAGATGAGGTCCCTAGGAAGAAATCAAGAATTGAAGGCACAATTAATGCAGCATCTGCTAAAAAG TTGATCGAAGCTGTACTTGGAACCAGTTCAGGTGGTGAAGAGGTCCTCGAAGAATATCACACAACACAAACTCTTACAGATGCTACCAAAGGAAAACTGGTTAATATAACAGTGGCCCACATGATTGATAAACATGG GCACCTCGCCACCAAAGCTATTAGAGAAGAGTACGCTCTTGGGATAGTGACAGTGTTCCCGTCCCTCAAAGACCCATACTCCAAGAAAGGCTAC GAACACTTCTATGATGCTGCAAGCAGCACAAATTACATTTCTTGGTGTCTGAAGGCAATCCAGAGAAAGATTCGACGAAGATCTGCACCTCCAAATAGCTGCACTGGCTTTTCTCGAGGAGGAGGGAACACAGCTGCAAACTGGTCACCTTTTGGCTACAGTCACCTTTCTTATGTCAACCAGTGTAGTAGAA GGGGCCCTAATTTCCAAAGATCCATTGTTGTTGAGGAGCAGCTTGATGGAGATGCTTGCCAGGAGGCCATCTCTTTGCTCAACCATACAACAGACACTTCCTTAATTCTCCAAAAGATGAGAGAGACCTTTCAGTATCGTCAGAACCTTATCAATGACCCTGACAAAAGTCTTGATATCCTGTCAATCTTCCCAAGATTCCTGGATACAAAAGGATTG GTGAATCAAGACTTCACTCTCCTGTTTGATGATGAGGTATCCACCAGGCTGCTTCAGAAATGGGATCCGGTCTTCAGGTGTAACGTCATCAAAGAGGCCAAGCAGCTCACCTCAACACCAGAGCTGCATCAATTGGTGCAGTCAGCA CTTATGATAAAGAGATGGCCTCCCTTTTGTTGCTGTTATATCTCCTTCCTTCCGCCACCACCAGGGGGACCGAAGTCTCCAAAAATCAGCGCCTCTGATGCAGTTGAGAAACTTGTTGTCTTTCACAAG TCTTGCTGTAGTTTGGAAGAGCATCTTCGGAATCAGCAGGGCCAGCAGCCATACCTCCTAGCCGTTGGTCGCCAGAAGAGGAACATCGACAGCTTCTACATCTCCATGGACAAGCGTCTCATCCTTTACCAGGCAAACCGCTCCCTTGGGGCATTTGATGAGCTTTTTAAAGCTCATTTTGTGTTCAGTGTGTCTTATGATGGGGCACTTGTGAATTTCTACACCTTTCTGCAGACAACAGTTTATAATATAGATATGGGAAAAATGAAGGAGTCACCAAGAGTTCGAGACATGAGAGCCAAACTCCTTAACCAGGAAATACTTGTCACAACCCTGAGTTAA